The Erpetoichthys calabaricus chromosome 5, fErpCal1.3, whole genome shotgun sequence genome has a segment encoding these proteins:
- the LOC114643088 gene encoding dentin sialophosphoprotein-like, with protein MKTLLLLFSLFGVMGAVPILLRVLKETRYDKSPIHTVFSVDEGTSGNGEAQVGTINEKLLQEKKEMAAVAAPENGDTTNGDIDEDATPAPTYEGDTMKSYYGKPGEKDIKDEQMLSSKNKDDEIDFKADEILRYDGDAKSKKSQFHGLIRASDVFEFDDEGMQGDAPKGGDSSSSDESGKACKGSDSSDSSDTCSSSDSSDSGGACKSSDSSDSSTTCGSSDSSDSSDSGTACDSSDSSDSSDYTCDSSDSSDSSDACGTSDSSDSSDSGGQCDSSDSSDSSHSTNACGSSDSSDSSDSGVSCSPNGSSDSSDSSDSSDACGTSDSSDSSDSCSPGDSSDSSDSSDACGSSDSSDSSDSCNTSDTSSSANSGKRAKRNRSSEEKR; from the exons ATTCTGCTGAGAGTCTTGAAGGAGACGAGATATGACAAGAGTCCG ATTCACACCGTTTTCTCTGTGGATGAAGGCACCAGTGGAAACGGAGAAGCTCAAGTTGGGACGATAAATGAGAAGCTGCTGCAGGAGAAGAAGGAGATGGCGGCGGTGGCAGCACCCGAAAACGGAGACACAACAAACGGCGACATCGATGAAGACGCGACCCCAGCGCCTACATATGAGGGGGACACGATGAAATCTTACTACGGCAAACCGGGGGAGAAGGACATTAAGGACGAGCAGATGTTGTCCAGCAAGAACAAGGACGATGAGATCGACTTTAAGGCGGATGAAATTTTACGTTATGACGGCGACGCCAAAAGCAAAAAGTCCCAGTTTCACGGTTTGATTAGAGCATCGGACGTCTTCGAGTTTGACGACGAAGGCATGCAAGGCGACGCGCCCAAGGGAGGGGACAGCAGTAGCTCCGATGAGTCTGGTAAGGCGTGCAAAGGCAGCGACTCGAGTGACTCCAGCGACACGTGCAGCTCCAGTGACTCGAGTGACTCGGGTGGCGCTTGCAAATCCAGTGACTCCAGCGACTCCAGTACTACGTGCGGCTCCAGCGATTCCTCCGACTCCAGCGACTCTGGGACCGCGTGCGACTCCAGCGACTCATCGGACTCCTCCGACTACACGTGCGACTCCAGTGACTCCAGCGACTCCAGTGACGCGTGCGGCACAAGCGACTCCAGCGATTCTTCCGATTCCGGTGGCCAGTGTGACTCCAGCGACTCCAGCGACTCTTCTCACTCTACTAACGCCTGCGGTTCCAGCGACTCGAGCGATTCTTCTGACTCCGGTGTCTCGTGCAGTCCCAATGGCTCCAGTGACTCCAGTGACTCCAGTGATTCCAGTGACGCGTGCGGCACGAGCGACTCGAGCGACTCAAGCGATTCCTGCAGCCCAGGCGACTCATCCGACTCCAGCGACTCCAGTGACGCGTGCGGCTCAAGCGACTCCAGTGACTCCAGTGACAGTTGTAACACCAGTGACACAAGCAGCTCTGCCAATTCAGGCAAACGGGCAAAGAGAAACAGGAGCAGCGAGGAGAAGAGATAA